CGGAGATCTCGACCCTGTACCCGCACAAATCGGGCGGCGCCTCCGTGTACGGCGCGCTGGGGTGGGTCCGCTACAGCAAGATGGTGGCGCCCGTCTCCGTGTGGTGCAACTGGCTCGCGTGGTCGCCGATGCTGGCGATGGGCACGAGCCTTGCCGCGGGCTATATGCTGAGCAGCCTGTTCCCGCCCGACTCCGTCATCAACACGTGGCATTGGACGCTGCTCGACCTTGGCGCCGTCGCCAAGGGGCTCACGCTGCGCGTGAACTCGACGTTCGTCCTCGCCATGGCGTTCCTGCTCATGACGTTCAAGCTGCAGCACAGCGGCGCCAGCGCGGCGGCGACGACGCAGCGCATCCTCGGCATCGCGTCGCTGACGCCCCTCGTCGTCATCGCCCTCGTCCCGCTGATCACGGGCGACATGCCGTCGACGAACTTCCTGCCGCTGCTGCCGCTGACCCACGACGCGGCAGGCGCCGCGGTGCTGGGCGGCTGGAACGCGGCCGGCATCTCCACGGCGATGGGCGCGATGTTCCTCGCCTGCTGGTCCACGTTCGGCTTCGAGACGGCCGTGTGCTACACCCGCGAATTCAAGGACCCGCAGAAGGACGTGTTCAAGGCCATCTTCTGGTCGGGCGTGCTGTGCCTGTTCATGTTCATCGCCGTGCCGATCGCGTTCCAGGGTTCGCTGGGTCTGGCCGGCATGCTGAAACCGGACATCATCGACGGTTCCGGCGTGGGCGCCGCGATGGCGCACTTCGTCGGCGGCGGCAAGCTGATGTTCAACGTGGTCGTCGTGATGCTGGTGCTGGCCATCCTGTTGATCGTGATGACGTCGATGATGGGTTCCTCGCGCACGCTGTACCAGGCGTCCGTCGACGGCTGGCTGCCCCGCTACCTGTCGCACGTGAACGAGCACGGCGCCCCGACCCGCGCCATGTGGACGGACCTCGGCTTCAACCTGATCCTGCTGCTCATGTCGGACTACATGGCGATCCTGTCGGTGTCGAACGTGTGCTACATGATTTTCGTGTTCCTGAACCTGCAGTCCGGCTGGATCCACCGCCTCGACCGCGCCGACTGGCCGCGCGCCTACCGGTGCAAGAACTGGCTGCTGGCGCTCGGCGCGCTGTGCGGCTATGTGGACCTCGTGTTCGTCGGCGCCGGCGCGAACTTCCAGGGCGAGCACACGCTGCGCAACGGTCTCCTGACCATGCTGCTGATCGTGCCCGTGTTCGTGTACCGCCACTATGTCCAGGACAAGGGCCGCTTCCCGGCATCGATGGCGCGCGACATGGCGCTGCCCCATGCCCGCGCCGGCATCCTGCCGTGGGTGGCGCTGGCCGGGGCCGTCCTCGTCATCTGGCTGTCCGCCCGCCTCACGGTGATCACCTGATCCGTCAGGCGACGGACAGCGCCACCATGCCGAACTGGCCGAGCCGCACCGGCACGGCCCCGCGCGCGACCATGCGGTCGAGGGCGCGGCGGCCGTCGCCCGGCTGCACGTCCACGGCGCGCATGGCTTCCGGCACGACCAGCGTCGTGAAGCCTTCTTCCAGCGCATCGGTGACGGTGTTCAGCACGCAGTAATCGGTGGCGAGACCGACCACGGTCACGCGCTCCACGCCCCGCGCGCGCAGCTGCGCGACCAGGTCGGTGCCGGCGAATGCGGAATAGGCGTCGATCGCCTTTGTCGCCGCTTTCGAGATGACGATGGCGTCGTCCGGCAGGGCCAGTTCGGCCGCGAACTCGGCGCCGGGCGTCCCGGCCACGCAGTGCGGCGGCCACGGTCCGCCCTGCGCCTGGAACGAGCAATGGTCGTGCAGGTGCCAGTCGCGCGATGCGAAGATGGGCAGGCCCTGCACGCGATACAGCTCGATCAGGTGGTTGATGGGCGCCACGACTTCATGGCCGCCGGCCACGCCCAGCGCGCCGCCGGGCAGGAAGTCGACCTGCATGTCGATCACGAGCAAGGCGTCGCGCTCGTCGAGGTGGATCGCACTCATACGTATTCTCCAAAAGGCGGCGGCAGGCCGCGACGCCCCTATTGTCGCGCAAACTCAGTGGCGCGTCTGCCGCGCGGCGATGGCGGCGGCATGCGCCGGATCGGGGTCGTGCCCGCCGTGCCGGTCGAGGATGGCGGCGGCCCGCTCGGCCAGCGCGGCGTCGGCCGGGCTCACCGTCACCTGGCAATCGTGCACGTCTTCCTGCGCCACCGGCGCGTAGGTGTGCGAGTAAGCCGTCTTGCCCGTCACCGCGGGCGAATCGCCGACCGTGAAATTGCCTTGCACGGGGCCGGATTCGTCGACGCGGATGTCGATCGCGACGTCATCGGCCGCGATGCCGGCGGCCAGCAATTCGACGCGCGCCTGCTCGGCGGCCGTCACGTGCTTGAAGGTACGTACGATGGGTTGCTGCATGATGTCCTCCCGCATGGATTCAGTTGCAACCACCGTACCAGAATCCCGCGCCGCGCGGCGCGCTTCGCCAGCCATGAATTTCCCTCGCACAATTTTCCACCCGTGCGGCATCATTTCACAATTTTAGTACAATCAGGCAACATCCATCCGTAGCACCGTGCAGCATGACTTTTCAATAACATTTATCCCTAGAGAAAAACAAATGAAAATTTCAGCCCGGATCGCTTCATCCCGTCCCCTCGCCACCACCGCGATGCACGGCCGCGTGGAAACGCTGCGCAGCGAGGGCCATTCCGTGATCGACTTCTCGATCGCGATCTCGCACTTCCCCGCCCCCCGCCCCGTGCTGGACGCGGTGGCCGCCGCCATCGAGCACCAGCGCATCATGCCCTACACGAGCGTCGTCGGCGCCCTCGACGTGCGCGCGCGGCTGGCCGCCAAGCTGAAGGCGGAAAACGGCATCGAGGCGCATCCCGACGAGATCATCGTCACCAACGGCGCCAAGCAGGGACTGTACGAGGCGTTGTATACGATGAGCGATCCGGGCGATACCGTCCTCGTGTTCAAGCCGCATTGGCCGGCTTATGTTGCTACGTCACAACTACTCGGCCTGCGCCCGATCCTGGTCGATCTGCCCGACGAAATCACCCCGGCGCTGCTGGAGGGCCTGGGCACGCCCGACATCGTCATCATCAATAACCCGCACAATCCCACCGGCAAGGTGTACACTCGCCGGGAACTGGAACACCTTCGTGCTTGGGTGGAGCGCATCGGGGCCCGGGTGATCGTGGACGAAAGCTACGAACACCTGATCTTCGATGGCGGACACGTCAGCCTGGCGGCATTGTGCGACTGGCGGAAAACGGGCGTGGTAACGCTGTTTTCGGCATCGCAGAGTTATGCCATGATGGGCTGGCGCGTCGGCTTCGCGCTGGCGCCCGCCGAAGTGGTCGATGCGATGCAGACGCTGCAAGGCCCCATCACGGCCGCCGCTGGGCATTTGTCGCAAGTCGCTCTCGAGGTCGCATTCGCGACCGGCGCGCCACGTGCGATGATGGCGGACTACCGTGAGCGGCGCGATCTGGCGGTGCGGCTGTTTGCCGAGGTCCCCTGGATCGTCATGCATGCGCCGGCCTCCGGTCCGTACCTGTGGGGAGACGTGCGCAGCCTGACGCTGGACACGGTCGCCTTTGCCGAAGCGCTGCTTGAGGAACAGAGAGTGGCCGTCATGCCTGGTGAAGCGCTGGGCGTGCCGGGCTATATCCGACTCGGCTATATTTCGGACGACGTGGCGACCCTGCGCGAAGGCATCCGCAGGATAATCGAATTTGGTGATGCGTTTGCTGCCCACAATGCGGCAGATAGAAGATAGATAAGATGACATCTGGCTTGAGCCGCTTCCGGCTGAACAGCCTGCGCAGCCGGCTCATGTTGCTGGTTGCGCTGGCGATCACACCGCTGGCGGTAATGACGATCCTGTCCGGGATCCGCGAACGTGAACATGCCATCAAGGCATCGGAAGAAAACCTGCGCCGCCTGACGGGCATGGCGGCCGCCAACGAAGCCCAGTCGATCGAGGGCGCGCGCCAGATCCTCGTCGACCTGGCCAGCGTCCCCGACCTGATGGGCGACACCGCCAAGTGCACGTCGCTGCTGTCCGACGTCCTCGACCGCAACGAGGGTTTCGTCAACTTCGGCCTCATCCAGCTCAACGGCGACGTCACCTGCAGCGCCGTGCCGCTGCTACATCCCGTCAACCTGGGCGACCGCAGCCACTTCCGCCGCGCCATCTCGGAACGCCGCTTCATCGCCGGCGACTACGTGTTCGGCCGCGTCATCAAGAAGCACACGATCAACCTCACCTACCCCGTCATCGACCGCAGCGGGAAAGTCCTGGCCGTCGTGTTCGCGGCGATGGACCTGGAAGGCCTGGACACCTTCATCAACGACATCAACCTGCCGCCCGGCTCCGTGCTGGCGACGACGGACGCGCGTGGCACCATCATCTCGCGCCGCCCCGATCCCGAACGGTTCTTCGGCACCAAGATGTCACCCGCCATGCTCGACGCGATGAACACGGCCGGCCAGCGCGCCGTGACGATCCGCGGCGACGACGGCATCGAGCGCCTGCACACGTTCGCCCGCGTGGGCGCGCCCGCGCTGACCGACTACACGGTCACCATCGGCATTCCCACCGAGACGATCCTGTCGGCCGCGCGCCACGACCAGATCATGTCGCTGCTCGGCCTCGCGGCGACCACCTTGCTTGCGATGCTGGCCGCATGGCTCGTCGGCGACGTCCTGATCGTCCAGCGCGTGCGCAAGCTGATGGGCACCGCCGAGCGCATCGCCGCCGGCGACCTGGAAGCGCGCTCCGGCATCGCCTACGGCCACGAAGAGATCGGCAACCTGGCGCAGGCCCTCGACCGCATGGCCGCCGCGCTGCAGAAGAAGGAGACGGCCCGCTCGCTGGCCGAACGCGAACTGCGCGCCGCCGACCAGAGGAAGGACGAATTCCTGGCGATGCTCGCGCACGAGCTGCGCAACCCGCTGGCGCCGATCAGCACCGGCGCCCACCTGCTCAAGCTCCTGCACTCCGATAACGCCCAGATCACGCAGACCTGTTCCATCATCGTGCGCCAGGTCGACCACATGACGAGCCTCGTCGACGACCTGCTGGACGTGTCGCGCGTGACGCGCGGCCTCGTCTCGCTGTCGACCCAGGTGCTGGACTTCAAGCGCGTCGTCGACGACGCGGCCGAGCAGATCCGCCCGCTGATCGCGGCGCGCCGCCACCGCGTGGTGATCGAGCTGCCGCCCCTGCCCGCTTACGTCAAGGGCGACCACAAGCGGCTCGTGCAGGTGTGCGCGAACCTGCTCAACAACGCCACCAAGTACACGCCGGAAGGCGGCACCATCCAGCTGCGCCTGGACGCCGACGGCGACGACTACGTGCTGACGGTCGCCGACGACGGCATCGGCATGGAGCCGACCCTCGTCGAGCGCGTGTTCGACCTGTTCACCCAGGCCGAGCGCACGCCGGACCGCTCGCAGGGCGGCCTCGGTCTCGGCCTGGCGCTCGTGAAGAGCCTCGTCGAACTGCATGGCGGACAAGTGAAGGCGTACAGCCCGGGCCTCGGCAAGGGCTCGACGTTCACCGTGCGCCTGCCCCGCTACACGCAGGACGTCGTGCTGGCGCCGGCGCCCGTCGTCGGCGAACAGGAGGAGGGCGATGGCGGCGTGCCGCTGCGCATCCTGCTCGTGGACGACAACGTCGACGCCGTGCACACGCTGCAGCTGTTCCTGCGCTCCGGCGGCCACCGCGTGGAAGTCGCCTACTCCGCCACCGACGCGCTGGAACTGGCGAAGAGCTTCGTGCCGGAAGTCTGCCTGCTCGACATCGGCCTGCCCGACTTCGACGGCAACGAACTGGCGCGCCGCCTGCGCCTGCTGCCGCAGGCCACCGGCTCCACGCTGATCGCGATGACCGGCTACGGTCGCCAGCAGGACCGCGACGCGTCGATGGCGGCCGGATTCGACCACTATCTCGTCAAGCCGGTGAACACGACGCAATTGGCGGATATCCTGGCCGCCGCCGCGGAAGCGAACATCCGGCGCTGAGCGTTCAACCGACTGTCGATCCTCTTGGGCATACGCCCGGGCCGTGCATCCTACCGTGCCTCATGCCGTTTTAACCACGCGCGCTGCGCTTGCCCGATCCGGTCCGCCTCCGCGCGCGTGCCGCGCTCGATGCCGTCGATGACGGGATCCTTGAACGCGACGGCGGACAGGCGCGTCCACTTCGACGGATCGGCGCCATCCAGCACCGCCAGCGCCGCGCAGTTGAACAGGTCCGCGCGCTCGCGCATCTCGCGCGCGCCGAACGCGCTGCTTGCCTGGCGCGGCGAGCCGATATAGCCCTGCCAGCCGGGCGCGCCCGCGATGCGC
This genomic stretch from Massilia putida harbors:
- a CDS encoding APC family permease produces the protein MAAGVLAPSEQVHDRQEHHELKRTLTWKDAFWVTSGVPAGVLFTIGGVSSTIGTPAWIIWIAAILIGFIQSFVYAEISTLYPHKSGGASVYGALGWVRYSKMVAPVSVWCNWLAWSPMLAMGTSLAAGYMLSSLFPPDSVINTWHWTLLDLGAVAKGLTLRVNSTFVLAMAFLLMTFKLQHSGASAAATTQRILGIASLTPLVVIALVPLITGDMPSTNFLPLLPLTHDAAGAAVLGGWNAAGISTAMGAMFLACWSTFGFETAVCYTREFKDPQKDVFKAIFWSGVLCLFMFIAVPIAFQGSLGLAGMLKPDIIDGSGVGAAMAHFVGGGKLMFNVVVVMLVLAILLIVMTSMMGSSRTLYQASVDGWLPRYLSHVNEHGAPTRAMWTDLGFNLILLLMSDYMAILSVSNVCYMIFVFLNLQSGWIHRLDRADWPRAYRCKNWLLALGALCGYVDLVFVGAGANFQGEHTLRNGLLTMLLIVPVFVYRHYVQDKGRFPASMARDMALPHARAGILPWVALAGAVLVIWLSARLTVIT
- a CDS encoding isochorismatase family protein, whose protein sequence is MSAIHLDERDALLVIDMQVDFLPGGALGVAGGHEVVAPINHLIELYRVQGLPIFASRDWHLHDHCSFQAQGGPWPPHCVAGTPGAEFAAELALPDDAIVISKAATKAIDAYSAFAGTDLVAQLRARGVERVTVVGLATDYCVLNTVTDALEEGFTTLVVPEAMRAVDVQPGDGRRALDRMVARGAVPVRLGQFGMVALSVA
- a CDS encoding pyridoxal phosphate-dependent aminotransferase; the encoded protein is MKISARIASSRPLATTAMHGRVETLRSEGHSVIDFSIAISHFPAPRPVLDAVAAAIEHQRIMPYTSVVGALDVRARLAAKLKAENGIEAHPDEIIVTNGAKQGLYEALYTMSDPGDTVLVFKPHWPAYVATSQLLGLRPILVDLPDEITPALLEGLGTPDIVIINNPHNPTGKVYTRRELEHLRAWVERIGARVIVDESYEHLIFDGGHVSLAALCDWRKTGVVTLFSASQSYAMMGWRVGFALAPAEVVDAMQTLQGPITAAAGHLSQVALEVAFATGAPRAMMADYRERRDLAVRLFAEVPWIVMHAPASGPYLWGDVRSLTLDTVAFAEALLEEQRVAVMPGEALGVPGYIRLGYISDDVATLREGIRRIIEFGDAFAAHNAADRR
- a CDS encoding hybrid sensor histidine kinase/response regulator, with protein sequence MTSGLSRFRLNSLRSRLMLLVALAITPLAVMTILSGIREREHAIKASEENLRRLTGMAAANEAQSIEGARQILVDLASVPDLMGDTAKCTSLLSDVLDRNEGFVNFGLIQLNGDVTCSAVPLLHPVNLGDRSHFRRAISERRFIAGDYVFGRVIKKHTINLTYPVIDRSGKVLAVVFAAMDLEGLDTFINDINLPPGSVLATTDARGTIISRRPDPERFFGTKMSPAMLDAMNTAGQRAVTIRGDDGIERLHTFARVGAPALTDYTVTIGIPTETILSAARHDQIMSLLGLAATTLLAMLAAWLVGDVLIVQRVRKLMGTAERIAAGDLEARSGIAYGHEEIGNLAQALDRMAAALQKKETARSLAERELRAADQRKDEFLAMLAHELRNPLAPISTGAHLLKLLHSDNAQITQTCSIIVRQVDHMTSLVDDLLDVSRVTRGLVSLSTQVLDFKRVVDDAAEQIRPLIAARRHRVVIELPPLPAYVKGDHKRLVQVCANLLNNATKYTPEGGTIQLRLDADGDDYVLTVADDGIGMEPTLVERVFDLFTQAERTPDRSQGGLGLGLALVKSLVELHGGQVKAYSPGLGKGSTFTVRLPRYTQDVVLAPAPVVGEQEEGDGGVPLRILLVDDNVDAVHTLQLFLRSGGHRVEVAYSATDALELAKSFVPEVCLLDIGLPDFDGNELARRLRLLPQATGSTLIAMTGYGRQQDRDASMAAGFDHYLVKPVNTTQLADILAAAAEANIRR